A section of the Camelus ferus isolate YT-003-E chromosome 33, BCGSAC_Cfer_1.0, whole genome shotgun sequence genome encodes:
- the DIXDC1 gene encoding dixin isoform X3, with protein sequence MGGTQVKCLTSPSPIHSAKSESIITQLEEKADFVIIPTEGIENRTEETDSPLSRDWRPGSPGTYLETSWEEQLLEQQEHLEKEMEEAKKMISGLQALLLNGSLPEDEQERPFALCEPGVNPEEQLIIIQSRLDQSVEENQDLKKELLKYKQEARNLQGIKDALQQRLTQQDTSVLQLKQELLRANMDRDELHNQNVDLQRKLEERNRLLGEYKKELGQKDRLLQQQQAKLEEALRKLSEVDLERELEHKDVLLAHCMKREAEEVTNYNSHNSQSNGFLLPAAGKGAPSVTHRGTSDLQLVRDALRSLRNSFSGHDPQHHTIDSLEQGIASLMERLHAVETQRKQERRVRGKSPRTQASSEYRESWPPNSKLPHSQSSPTVSSAYTKVLYFTDRSLTPFMVNIPKRLGEVTLKDFKAAIDREGNHRYHFKALDPEFGTVKEEVFHDDDAIPGWEGKIVAWVEEDHGEN encoded by the exons ATGGGAGGGACGCAGGTCAAATG CTTGACTTCCCCAAGTCCTATCCACAGTGCAAAGAGCGAATCCATTATAACCCAGTTGGAGGAGAAGGCAGACTTTGTGATTATTCCCACTGAAGGAATAGAGAACAGAACAG AGGAGACAGACTCTCCATTATCCCGGGACTGGCGACCAGGCAGCCCTGGAACCTACCTGGAGACTTCATGGGAAGAACAGCTGTTGGAACAACAAgaacatttggaaaaagaaatggaggaagccAAGAAAATGATATCTGGATTACAG GCCTTACTGCTCAATGGATCCCTACCCGAAGATGAACAGGAGAGGCCCTTTGCCCTCTGTGAACCAGGAGTCAATCCCGAGGAACAATTG ATTATAATCCAAAGCCGTCTGGATCAGAGTGTGGAGGAGAATCAGGACCTCAAG AAAGAGCTGCTGAAATATAAACAAGAAGCCAGAAACTTACAGGGGataaag GATGCCTTGCAGCAGAGGCTGACTCAGCAGGACACATCTGTCCTTCAGCTCAAACAAGAACTACTGAGGGCAAATATGGACAGAGATGAGCTGCACAACCAGAAC GTGGATCTGCAGAGAAAGCTTGAGGAGAGGAACCGGCTCTTGGGAGAATATAAA AAGGAGCTGGGGCAGAAGGACCgcctcctgcagcagcagcaggccaAGCTGGAGGAAGCACTTCGGAAACTCTCTGAG GTGGATCTGGAGCGGGAGCTGGAACACAAAGATGTCCTTTTGGCCCACTGTATgaaaagagaggcagaggag GTAACCAATTACAACAGTCACAACTCTCAAAGCAACGGGTTTCTCCTTCCCGCGGCAGGAAAAGGAGCTCCTTCAGTCACTCACAGAGGG ACCAGCGACCTGCAGCTTGTTCGTGATGCCCTCCGCAGCTTGCGCAACAGCTTCAGTGGCCACGACCCTCAGCACCACACCATCGACAGCCTGGAGCAGGGCATCGCCAGCCTCATGGAGCGCCTGCACGCCGTGGAGACccagaggaagcaggaaagaagG GTTCGGGGTAAGTCCCCCAGAACTCAGGCAAGTAGTGAATACCGGGAGTCCTGGCCCCCAAATTCAA AGTTGCCTCACTCACAGAGCTctccaactgtcagcagcgcctacACGAAAGTGCTCTATTTCACTGACCGGTCACTTACGCCCTTCATGGTCAATATACCAAAGAG GTTGGGGGAGGTGACCCTGAAGGATTTTAAAGCCGCTATCGACCGGGAAGGAAATCACCGGTATCACTTCAAAGCGCTGGATCCC